The Ancylothrix sp. D3o genome has a window encoding:
- a CDS encoding SLBB domain-containing protein, protein MNKLFFNQSLTGLTAFAVALLGSSSPVVSAAIPVGGGSSMMLVGGGDLDKTAPSNFGQSQKIAQIGQRGELYILGPGDRVQVDIFNVPEYSGGNGQHRVLADGTLNLPLLPGPIFVQGLTLQQAARQISEQYRPFLTNPIVTLSLLEPRPINIAVAGEVNRPGSYSLTPVGLGNTGGGGAIQVPTLTRALQAAGGVTQSADIRNVQIRSATGAGGSFDLSRLSQQAALGEDIPVRDGDSIFVPPLTSLTPQQASQLAITSFSGDQTRPVNITVVGEVNRPGPYIVTRVDQTGGVLTVSRAIQTAGGLTGAADVQNVKVQRLTQTGIAQTINLNLLGLVRGTDLSQDVVLAPGDTIVVPTVARLDLDQAAEIANTSLAGDPTRPLNIAITGEVNRPGSYTVQRIDDKGGQLGLITVTRALQTAGGITQSADIRRIQVRRPTRQNTEQVINVDLWQLLQAGDLKQDIILGQNDTIVVPTSTNVNTAELAQLAVTSFAGDSTRPLNIAITGEVNRPGSYTMQRLDDEGGQLGVVTVTRALQTAGGITQTADIRRIQVRRPTREGTEQIIDVNLWQLLQAGDLNQDVILDQNDTIVVPTAEIVDLTETAQIGAANFSPAIIRVNVVGEVTKPGVVEVPPNTSLNQALLAAGGLNQLRAKTQEVELIRLNPNGTISRRTLELDFSQELNENNNPSLRPNDVIVVGRSRIAALSDTLSTVFSPVTNILGVFRVLQLFGF, encoded by the coding sequence GTGAATAAACTATTTTTTAATCAATCTCTGACCGGTTTAACAGCTTTTGCTGTCGCGCTGCTCGGCTCTTCATCTCCTGTGGTGTCAGCCGCCATTCCTGTAGGGGGTGGTTCTTCGATGATGTTGGTTGGTGGCGGGGATCTGGATAAAACAGCCCCTAGTAACTTTGGTCAAAGTCAGAAAATCGCTCAAATTGGCCAACGCGGAGAACTTTATATACTTGGTCCAGGCGACCGGGTTCAAGTTGATATTTTTAATGTCCCAGAATATAGCGGTGGCAATGGTCAGCACCGTGTTTTGGCGGATGGGACGCTCAATTTACCCCTGTTACCAGGGCCTATTTTTGTTCAAGGTTTGACTTTACAGCAAGCGGCAAGACAAATATCTGAACAATACCGGCCATTTTTAACCAATCCCATTGTTACCCTGAGCTTGCTCGAACCGAGACCGATTAATATTGCTGTGGCTGGAGAAGTGAACCGGCCTGGATCTTATAGTTTAACTCCTGTTGGACTGGGTAATACTGGTGGCGGCGGGGCAATTCAAGTGCCAACTTTGACGCGAGCCCTTCAAGCTGCTGGTGGGGTCACACAGTCGGCTGATATCCGTAATGTCCAAATCCGCTCCGCAACTGGAGCCGGTGGCTCTTTTGACCTTTCGAGATTGTCTCAGCAAGCGGCTCTTGGTGAAGATATTCCCGTGCGAGATGGAGATAGTATTTTTGTGCCGCCTTTAACGTCGCTCACTCCTCAGCAAGCTTCTCAACTCGCTATTACAAGTTTTTCAGGCGACCAGACTCGGCCCGTGAATATTACGGTGGTGGGTGAGGTAAACCGGCCTGGGCCTTATATTGTGACTCGTGTGGATCAAACGGGTGGGGTTTTAACAGTCAGCCGTGCCATCCAAACAGCAGGGGGTTTAACGGGGGCAGCCGATGTCCAAAATGTGAAGGTACAGCGTTTGACTCAAACCGGCATCGCCCAAACCATTAATCTGAATCTTTTGGGCTTAGTTCGAGGGACAGACTTGAGTCAAGATGTGGTACTCGCCCCGGGGGATACGATTGTTGTGCCAACGGTGGCGCGTCTGGACTTGGATCAGGCAGCGGAAATTGCCAACACAAGCCTGGCCGGCGACCCAACTCGACCTCTGAATATTGCGATTACGGGTGAGGTCAACCGTCCGGGGTCTTATACTGTTCAGCGCATAGATGATAAAGGCGGACAATTGGGATTAATAACGGTGACTCGTGCTTTGCAAACCGCCGGCGGTATTACCCAGTCGGCAGATATCCGCCGCATTCAAGTACGCCGGCCAACCCGACAAAACACAGAGCAAGTGATTAATGTGGATTTGTGGCAACTTTTACAGGCTGGCGACCTGAAGCAAGATATTATTTTGGGCCAAAACGATACAATTGTAGTGCCTACGTCTACGAATGTTAATACCGCAGAACTTGCTCAACTGGCTGTTACGAGTTTTGCCGGTGACTCAACTCGGCCTTTAAATATTGCCATTACGGGTGAGGTCAACCGGCCGGGTTCTTATACCATGCAGCGGTTGGATGATGAAGGCGGACAGCTTGGGGTGGTAACGGTGACTCGCGCTTTGCAAACTGCTGGGGGGATTACTCAAACTGCTGATATCCGCCGTATTCAGGTACGCAGGCCAACAAGAGAAGGTACTGAGCAAATTATTGATGTTAATCTCTGGCAGTTATTGCAAGCGGGGGATCTTAATCAAGATGTGATTTTGGATCAAAATGACACAATTGTGGTGCCGACGGCTGAGATTGTCGATTTAACCGAAACAGCCCAAATTGGAGCGGCTAATTTTTCTCCAGCTATCATTAGAGTCAATGTGGTGGGAGAGGTTACTAAACCTGGTGTTGTGGAAGTACCACCTAACACATCTCTAAACCAGGCGCTTTTGGCTGCGGGAGGACTAAACCAACTGAGAGCCAAAACGCAAGAAGTAGAATTGATTCGTCTCAACCCCAATGGGACGATTTCTCGCAGGACTCTTGAGCTTGATTTTTCGCAAGAATTAAATGAAAATAACAACCCTTCCTTACGTCCCAATGATGTGATAGTAGTAGGCCGGTCGCGTATTGCTGCCTTATCAGATACGCTTTCAACTGTCTTTAGTCCCGTCACAAATATACTTGGCGTTTTCCGCGTTTTGCAGCTATTCGGGTTTTAG
- a CDS encoding polysaccharide biosynthesis tyrosine autokinase, producing the protein METAQNYPNIPQARNIQPQYQHEVITEAQESEDDGLNLGSILGTIRRRAIVVGLITTAATGAVLAWTLSETPKYQGSFQLLVEPVASQNKMPANLPAGAELLGMGRAGSLDYESQLAVMQSPKVMEPIIQQLKSKYAEIDYKKLLGGPGQKGFLAIERIRKTKVITVSYIDKDPQKIMFVLEKLSQGYLNYSRDDRKTDSRQGIQFIDEQLPQMRQRVDGLQAQLQQFRQQYNLIDPQVQGQQLAKQMVDLDSQRLEIRTAIVQQQLLAENLQKRLSGQTADTALVSSALTQAPRYQQLLNQLKDIRTKIELEKRRFTVNSPQIQDMLNQEALLEPLIRQEAEKVLGQSLQQVPIQQLESVPFQDSIRLGLAQQLVDSSNQIEVLKVRSQAIDGALKRLSEEVKQFPVVIRQFTDLQRELGVATNTLNQLLAQRESLRVDAAKQDVPWEMISEPKIPKDKDGKLVVASPNLPKRLAVGIFGGLLLGVATAFLLDRLNNVFHRPEDIKNATKLPILGLIPLSDQAKLIPSQTVPVDKTPFALSTYTSASPFMEAFRSLNANLRLLSAGNSIHSLVISSSAPGDGKSTVATNLAQAAAAMGQRVLLVDADLRWPQIEAKLGLPASAGLTDLLATDLTSESVIQKSPAEENLFVITAGSHTTDPLRLLSSKKMLSLMSQWRTAYDLVIYDTPPLLGLADSSLLAGYTDGILLVVGISHTDQSELKQALQGLQIAGTPVLGIVANQVKETVSVYNNQRYISPTPRTQKEEISSAL; encoded by the coding sequence ATGGAAACTGCACAAAATTATCCGAACATACCACAGGCTAGAAATATCCAGCCTCAATATCAGCATGAGGTCATAACTGAGGCTCAAGAATCTGAAGATGATGGTTTGAATCTCGGTTCTATATTAGGTACTATCCGCCGTCGAGCTATTGTCGTGGGGCTAATCACAACAGCAGCAACAGGAGCAGTGTTAGCCTGGACTTTAAGTGAGACACCGAAATATCAAGGCTCATTTCAACTTTTAGTGGAGCCGGTGGCGAGTCAAAACAAGATGCCGGCCAATTTACCTGCGGGCGCTGAATTATTGGGGATGGGCCGAGCCGGAAGTTTGGATTACGAGAGCCAATTGGCGGTTATGCAAAGCCCAAAAGTGATGGAGCCGATTATTCAGCAGTTAAAATCCAAATATGCTGAAATTGATTATAAAAAACTTTTAGGGGGGCCAGGTCAAAAAGGCTTTTTAGCGATAGAGCGGATCAGAAAAACTAAGGTTATTACAGTTAGCTATATCGACAAAGATCCTCAAAAAATTATGTTTGTCTTGGAGAAATTGTCTCAAGGCTACCTGAACTATAGCCGTGACGACCGCAAGACAGACAGTCGCCAAGGAATTCAGTTTATTGATGAGCAACTTCCGCAAATGCGTCAGCGGGTTGATGGTTTACAAGCTCAACTACAACAATTTCGGCAACAGTATAATTTGATTGATCCTCAAGTTCAAGGTCAACAATTAGCCAAACAAATGGTTGACCTTGATAGTCAGAGGTTAGAGATAAGAACTGCCATTGTTCAACAGCAATTGCTTGCGGAAAACTTGCAAAAACGCCTCAGCGGTCAAACGGCAGATACAGCTTTGGTTTCTTCAGCACTCACTCAAGCTCCACGCTACCAACAGCTTCTCAATCAACTCAAAGATATCCGCACGAAAATTGAATTGGAAAAAAGGCGGTTTACTGTCAACAGCCCTCAAATTCAAGATATGTTGAATCAGGAGGCCCTGTTAGAACCTTTAATACGTCAAGAAGCGGAAAAGGTTTTAGGGCAAAGCTTGCAACAAGTGCCTATACAACAACTCGAAAGTGTGCCTTTTCAAGATTCTATCCGTCTAGGTTTAGCTCAACAGTTGGTGGATAGCTCTAATCAAATTGAGGTTTTAAAAGTTCGCTCTCAAGCTATTGATGGGGCGCTGAAGCGGCTCAGTGAAGAGGTGAAACAATTCCCCGTAGTCATTCGTCAATTTACTGACTTACAGCGAGAATTGGGTGTTGCTACTAATACTCTCAACCAACTTTTAGCTCAGCGAGAAAGTTTGCGGGTGGATGCGGCAAAGCAAGATGTGCCTTGGGAGATGATTTCAGAGCCAAAAATTCCCAAAGATAAGGATGGGAAATTAGTTGTTGCATCTCCTAATTTGCCAAAGCGTTTAGCTGTAGGAATCTTTGGTGGTTTGCTTTTGGGTGTAGCTACCGCCTTCTTACTTGACCGGCTTAATAATGTTTTCCACCGGCCTGAAGATATTAAAAACGCCACCAAATTACCAATTCTGGGACTCATTCCTCTGAGTGACCAAGCGAAGCTAATTCCCTCACAAACAGTACCAGTCGATAAGACGCCTTTTGCCTTATCCACCTACACCAGCGCTTCGCCTTTTATGGAAGCGTTTCGCTCTCTAAATGCTAATCTTCGGTTATTAAGTGCCGGGAATTCAATTCACTCTTTAGTTATTAGCTCATCGGCACCAGGCGATGGTAAATCTACAGTGGCAACTAATTTGGCCCAGGCTGCCGCTGCAATGGGACAGCGAGTTTTATTGGTGGATGCAGACCTCCGCTGGCCTCAAATTGAGGCAAAACTTGGCTTACCGGCTTCTGCCGGCTTGACCGATTTGTTGGCCACAGATTTAACATCAGAAAGCGTTATCCAAAAGTCGCCGGCTGAAGAAAACTTATTTGTAATTACTGCCGGTTCCCATACCACTGACCCCCTGCGACTGCTGTCTTCTAAAAAAATGCTTAGTTTAATGTCGCAGTGGCGGACAGCTTATGATCTAGTTATTTACGATACCCCTCCTTTGTTGGGTTTGGCAGATAGCAGTCTTTTAGCCGGCTACACTGATGGGATCTTATTGGTTGTGGGAATCTCTCATACCGATCAATCCGAATTAAAACAGGCTTTACAAGGATTGCAAATTGCCGGTACTCCAGTTTTAGGAATTGTTGCCAACCAGGTAAAAGAAACGGTCAGTGTTTATAACAACCAGAGGTATATTTCACCTACTCCCCGAACGCAGAAGGAAGAAATAAGTAGTGCCTTGTAA
- a CDS encoding S-layer homology domain-containing protein, which produces MLMSPASAAYWLESLNVAVQEQTPQNSESLPPETTNHQAVAVKLVDAKKAEPLAAKTTVTELLTSGTTHEVQPLVAQASTFPDIQGHWAQSFVEPLAARGIIRGFPDGTFRPEESVTRAQFAAIIGKAFAGNAVRNPIQFADVPVRYWAYDGIQQAYQIGFLEGYPNNTFNPEQNIPRVQVLVSLSNGLNLAAGAEQNRVLTTSFQDAAQIPSYALPSVAAAAENQLVVNYPDINRLRPNQNATRAETAALIYQALANAGLVPSLTPDNPATRYIAGYQPPQPTAQQPAPQPAPAPEDPASLRDELRIPIPQAALLLPSFSSISPGSSSGSPTAFGADYGNAFIGASFQARTRYTNLSDGAVSFGFGVGDAQKSVGLEVAVAVLDLANSGRGDPGTLGRGSVSFKLHRILPDDMAVAVGVENLLVWGGTDSGTSLYGVVSKVFRLQDSPEKPFSSLTASVGLGTGRFKSEWDFENGQGSVNVFGSLGLRVAEPVSLIADWTGQDLTLGASIVPFRNIPLVITPAFADITGNAGDGARFILGIGYSFPYSF; this is translated from the coding sequence ATGCTGATGTCCCCTGCTTCGGCGGCATACTGGCTTGAAAGCCTCAATGTGGCAGTGCAAGAGCAGACCCCCCAAAACTCAGAAAGCCTACCCCCAGAAACAACAAACCACCAAGCTGTAGCTGTTAAGCTCGTTGATGCCAAAAAAGCTGAGCCGCTGGCAGCAAAAACTACCGTCACGGAATTGCTGACATCAGGAACAACGCACGAGGTACAACCTCTTGTAGCCCAAGCTTCTACTTTCCCCGATATTCAGGGACATTGGGCACAAAGTTTTGTAGAACCTTTGGCGGCGAGGGGTATTATTCGCGGCTTTCCCGATGGCACATTTCGCCCGGAAGAGTCGGTGACGCGGGCCCAGTTTGCGGCAATTATCGGCAAAGCCTTTGCTGGCAATGCGGTGAGAAACCCAATTCAATTTGCCGATGTGCCGGTGAGATATTGGGCTTACGATGGCATTCAACAAGCCTACCAAATCGGCTTTTTGGAGGGATATCCAAACAATACTTTTAATCCAGAGCAAAATATCCCCCGTGTACAGGTTTTGGTGTCTTTGAGTAATGGGTTAAATTTAGCTGCCGGTGCAGAACAAAACCGCGTTTTAACAACCTCTTTTCAAGACGCCGCTCAAATTCCCTCCTATGCTCTGCCCAGTGTAGCGGCGGCGGCGGAAAATCAATTAGTGGTTAATTATCCGGATATCAACCGGCTTAGACCAAATCAAAACGCCACGCGAGCCGAAACCGCAGCCTTGATCTACCAAGCGCTTGCTAATGCCGGCCTCGTTCCCTCGCTCACCCCAGACAATCCAGCCACCCGCTATATTGCAGGCTACCAACCCCCCCAACCTACGGCTCAGCAACCCGCCCCACAACCGGCACCGGCACCGGAAGATCCCGCCAGCCTCCGCGATGAGTTACGAATTCCAATTCCCCAAGCCGCTTTGCTTTTGCCAAGTTTCAGTTCCATTTCACCTGGATCGAGTTCTGGCAGTCCTACAGCTTTCGGTGCCGATTATGGGAATGCTTTTATAGGAGCAAGTTTTCAAGCCCGCACTCGCTATACCAACCTTTCTGATGGAGCCGTTTCTTTTGGCTTTGGTGTCGGGGACGCCCAAAAATCTGTTGGTCTGGAAGTTGCCGTCGCTGTTTTAGATTTGGCCAACAGCGGACGCGGCGACCCAGGGACACTGGGACGGGGTAGTGTCAGTTTTAAGCTACACCGCATTTTACCTGATGATATGGCAGTGGCAGTTGGGGTTGAAAATTTACTCGTTTGGGGGGGAACCGATTCAGGAACCAGTTTATATGGTGTAGTCAGTAAAGTTTTCCGTTTACAAGATAGTCCCGAAAAACCCTTCAGTAGCCTAACTGCTTCGGTGGGTTTAGGTACAGGTCGTTTTAAATCGGAATGGGATTTTGAAAACGGCCAAGGCTCTGTCAATGTATTTGGCAGTTTGGGTTTACGGGTGGCGGAACCTGTCAGTTTAATTGCCGACTGGACGGGTCAAGATTTAACTTTGGGTGCATCTATTGTTCCATTTAGAAATATTCCGCTTGTGATTACTCCGGCGTTTGCTGATATTACCGGCAATGCTGGAGATGGAGCGAGATTTATTTTGGGAATTGGGTACAGTTTTCCTTATTCTTTCTAA
- a CDS encoding NAD-dependent succinate-semialdehyde dehydrogenase — protein sequence MAIATINPASGEVLKTFEALTEAEIEAKLEAAQKAFLTYRRIPMTQRGEWMKAAADILDRRKQEFAKIMTIEMGKPLKSAIAEVEKCALVCRFYAEKAESFLADVPVESDAGRSFVRYQPLGAILAVMPWNFPFWQVFRFAAPALMAGNVGLLKHASNVPQCALAIDEIFQEAGFPEGVFQTLLVGSDKVAGLIADDRVMAATLTGSEPAGMALASAAGKCLKKTVLELGGSDPFIVLPSADRSAAVSVAVAARLLNAGQSCIAAKRFIVANVIADEFEQRFVEKFKALRVGDPLDDKTDIGPLATADILKDLDSQVQNCVEKGARVLVGGHALSDRPGNFYAPTILTDFAPGSPAYSEEFFGPVALLFRVADIDEAIELANSTSFGLGASAWTNDAQEAERFMEELEAGAVFINGMVKSDPRLPFGGIKRSGYGRELSVQGIHEFVNIKTVWVK from the coding sequence ATGGCGATTGCGACGATTAACCCAGCAAGCGGCGAAGTGCTGAAAACCTTTGAGGCGCTAACTGAGGCGGAGATTGAAGCAAAACTTGAAGCTGCACAGAAGGCGTTTTTAACTTACCGGCGCATTCCGATGACGCAGCGCGGTGAGTGGATGAAGGCGGCGGCAGATATTTTAGACCGGCGTAAACAAGAGTTTGCCAAAATAATGACGATTGAAATGGGCAAGCCATTAAAATCTGCTATTGCCGAGGTAGAAAAATGTGCGCTGGTGTGCAGATTTTATGCAGAAAAAGCAGAAAGTTTTCTAGCGGATGTGCCGGTGGAGTCGGATGCCGGTCGGAGTTTTGTCCGCTATCAACCGTTGGGGGCTATTTTAGCGGTGATGCCTTGGAATTTCCCATTTTGGCAGGTGTTTCGGTTTGCGGCACCGGCTTTGATGGCGGGAAATGTGGGTTTGCTCAAACACGCTTCTAATGTTCCCCAATGTGCTTTAGCCATTGACGAGATTTTTCAGGAAGCCGGTTTTCCAGAGGGAGTTTTTCAGACTTTGTTGGTGGGTTCAGATAAGGTCGCCGGTTTGATTGCTGATGATCGTGTGATGGCGGCTACTCTCACCGGCAGCGAACCGGCAGGCATGGCTTTGGCTTCGGCTGCGGGGAAATGTCTTAAGAAAACTGTCTTGGAATTAGGCGGAAGTGATCCATTTATTGTTTTGCCAAGTGCTGATCGGTCGGCGGCTGTTTCTGTTGCTGTGGCGGCAAGGCTGCTGAATGCTGGTCAATCTTGTATCGCTGCTAAACGTTTTATTGTTGCGAATGTAATTGCAGATGAATTTGAGCAAAGATTCGTAGAGAAATTTAAAGCTTTGCGGGTTGGTGATCCCTTGGATGATAAAACTGATATTGGGCCTTTGGCAACTGCCGATATTTTGAAGGATTTGGATAGTCAAGTGCAAAACTGTGTGGAAAAAGGGGCGAGGGTTTTGGTCGGAGGTCATGCTTTGTCTGACCGGCCTGGTAATTTTTATGCGCCTACGATTTTGACAGATTTTGCTCCTGGTTCTCCGGCTTATTCTGAGGAATTTTTCGGGCCGGTGGCGTTGCTATTTCGAGTAGCTGATATCGATGAGGCGATTGAATTAGCAAATAGTACATCGTTTGGTTTGGGTGCAAGTGCTTGGACAAATGATGCTCAAGAAGCGGAACGGTTTATGGAGGAGTTAGAGGCCGGTGCTGTTTTTATTAATGGCATGGTGAAATCTGATCCGCGTTTACCGTTTGGCGGAATTAAGCGGTCTGGCTATGGTCGGGAGTTGAGTGTGCAGGGAATTCACGAATTTGTCAATATCAAGACTGTTTGGGTCAAATAA
- a CDS encoding acetolactate synthase large subunit encodes MNTAELLVRCLENEGVRYVFGLPGEENLHVLEALRKSSIQFITTRHEQGAAFMADVYGRLTGQAGVCLSTLGPGATNLMTGVADANLDGAPLVAITGQVGTDRMHIESHQYLDLVAMFAPVTKWNAQIVRPSITPELVRRAFKLAQSEKPGAVHIDVPENIAAMPVTGQPLSKGDLSPTFASFHSIEKAAEIISQAKNPLILVGNGAIRANASEALTEFATKMNIPVANTFMGKGVIPYTHPLALWAVGLQQRDHISCGFDNTDVVIAIGYDLIEYSPKKWNREGKTPIVHISAMPAEIDSSYIPEVEVVGDISDSLYEIMKRTDRTGKPEPYAVELRDSIRADYERYANDSEFPIKPQKLIYDLRQVMGADDVVICDVGAHKMWMARHYHCESPNTCIISNGFAAMGIAIPGAMAAKLVYPDKNIVAVTGDGGFMMNCQELETALRVGTPFVTIIFNDGGYGLIEWKQQNQLGRSAFTQFTNPDFVKFAESMGLKGYRIESTADFIPMLKDALTQSVPSVIDCRVDYRENLRFTQKAGALNCAI; translated from the coding sequence ATGAATACTGCTGAGTTGCTTGTACGCTGCCTTGAAAATGAGGGTGTGCGTTATGTTTTTGGGCTACCGGGAGAGGAAAATTTGCACGTTTTGGAGGCTTTGCGTAAGTCTTCGATTCAGTTTATTACGACTCGTCACGAACAGGGTGCGGCTTTTATGGCTGATGTTTATGGTCGTTTAACGGGTCAGGCTGGGGTCTGTTTGTCTACGCTTGGTCCTGGGGCGACTAATTTAATGACCGGCGTGGCGGATGCAAATTTGGATGGGGCTCCTTTGGTGGCTATTACCGGCCAGGTGGGGACAGATCGGATGCACATTGAATCTCATCAATATTTGGATTTAGTGGCAATGTTTGCGCCAGTTACTAAGTGGAATGCTCAAATTGTTCGCCCTAGTATTACGCCGGAATTGGTGCGTCGTGCTTTTAAGTTAGCACAATCAGAAAAACCGGGTGCTGTGCATATTGATGTGCCGGAAAATATTGCGGCGATGCCGGTGACAGGGCAACCACTCAGTAAAGGCGACTTATCCCCAACTTTTGCGTCTTTTCACAGTATTGAAAAGGCGGCGGAGATTATTTCGCAGGCGAAGAATCCTTTAATTTTGGTGGGAAATGGGGCGATTCGTGCGAATGCGAGTGAGGCTTTGACGGAGTTTGCTACAAAGATGAATATTCCTGTGGCAAATACGTTTATGGGTAAGGGGGTGATTCCTTATACTCATCCTTTGGCTCTTTGGGCGGTGGGTTTGCAGCAACGGGATCATATTAGTTGTGGGTTTGATAATACGGATGTGGTGATTGCAATTGGTTATGATTTAATTGAGTATTCCCCGAAAAAATGGAATCGGGAGGGGAAAACGCCGATTGTTCATATTAGTGCGATGCCGGCGGAGATTGATAGTAGTTATATTCCTGAAGTGGAAGTAGTAGGAGATATTTCAGATTCGCTTTATGAAATAATGAAACGGACGGATCGGACAGGGAAACCTGAGCCTTATGCGGTGGAATTGCGGGATAGTATTCGGGCTGATTATGAGCGTTATGCGAATGATTCAGAGTTTCCAATCAAACCGCAAAAATTGATTTATGATTTGCGGCAAGTGATGGGTGCTGATGATGTGGTGATTTGTGATGTCGGTGCTCATAAAATGTGGATGGCGCGGCATTATCACTGCGAAAGTCCAAATACTTGTATTATTTCTAATGGTTTTGCAGCGATGGGAATTGCAATTCCTGGGGCGATGGCTGCGAAGTTGGTTTACCCGGATAAGAATATTGTGGCGGTGACGGGTGATGGTGGTTTTATGATGAATTGCCAGGAGTTAGAAACCGCTTTGCGTGTGGGGACTCCGTTTGTCACGATTATTTTTAATGATGGTGGCTATGGGTTGATTGAGTGGAAACAACAGAATCAGTTAGGGCGTAGTGCTTTTACGCAATTTACGAATCCTGATTTTGTGAAGTTTGCCGAAAGTATGGGGTTGAAGGGATATCGGATTGAGTCTACGGCTGATTTTATTCCGATGTTGAAGGATGCGCTTACTCAGTCTGTGCCTTCGGTGATTGATTGTCGGGTTGATTATCGGGAAAATCTGCGTTTTACTCAAAAGGCCGGTGCTTTAAATTGTGCCATTTAG
- the xth gene encoding exodeoxyribonuclease III yields the protein MKIATWNVNSIRSRLDHVKGWLLSNSVDILCLQETKVVDADFPRSTFEELGYEVYVYGQKSYNGVAFLSRLPVTDLSLGFGGVLGADVGDFDEQKRLIAGTVNGVRIVNVYVPNGSEVGSDKYVYKLSWLKLLQEYLKVAIDKFDKLCICGDFNIALEERDIHNPKAYKGQVMASEPERQALREVLSLGLADTFRKFSDEGGQYSWWDYRGGSFARNRGWRIDHLYATPHLYERAVGCVIDVAPRKLEKPSDHTPVILEV from the coding sequence ATGAAAATTGCGACGTGGAATGTGAACTCAATTCGCAGCCGATTGGATCATGTTAAGGGGTGGTTGTTGAGTAATTCTGTGGATATTTTGTGTTTACAAGAAACTAAGGTTGTGGATGCTGATTTTCCCCGCTCAACTTTTGAGGAGTTGGGGTATGAGGTGTATGTTTATGGGCAAAAGTCTTACAATGGCGTGGCGTTTTTAAGCCGGCTGCCGGTGACTGATTTAAGTTTGGGTTTTGGTGGGGTTTTGGGTGCGGATGTGGGTGATTTTGATGAACAAAAACGGCTAATTGCCGGCACGGTTAATGGCGTAAGGATTGTCAATGTTTATGTGCCGAATGGTTCGGAGGTTGGCAGCGATAAATATGTTTATAAATTGAGTTGGTTAAAGTTGTTGCAAGAATATTTGAAAGTAGCTATTGACAAATTTGATAAATTGTGCATTTGCGGGGATTTTAATATTGCTTTGGAGGAGCGAGATATTCATAACCCGAAGGCGTATAAGGGCCAAGTGATGGCATCGGAGCCGGAAAGGCAGGCTTTGCGGGAGGTTTTAAGTTTGGGGTTGGCGGATACGTTTCGCAAATTTAGTGATGAGGGTGGGCAATATAGCTGGTGGGATTATCGCGGAGGTTCATTTGCGCGAAATCGCGGCTGGCGAATTGACCATTTATATGCAACTCCGCACCTTTATGAGCGAGCGGTTGGGTGTGTGATTGATGTTGCGCCGAGGAAGTTGGAAAAACCGAGCGACCATACGCCAGTGATTTTGGAGGTTTAA
- a CDS encoding SDR family oxidoreductase translates to MFLVTGATGGLGRRIVRLLRERGQEVRAFVRLTSRYSELENRGAEIFIGDLTRERDMQKACEGVRYIISAHGSNEVSGGAQALEYRANIDLIDFGKAQGVEHFVFISVLGADRGYEDAPVFKAKREVEKYLEKSGVNYTILRPSGLASNLLVLAERFRQTGIYLSVGDLRNRSSVVSTDDLAKIAVDSVFVEGAKNQVFAVGGPQILSRDEIPQIFGKIFNREPVIVNPPLLVLDGVRAGLGLLNPKLQKSLGTFRTLLGNEFFCTPEEIARLEAVFDMKMESLEAFVRRYLGV, encoded by the coding sequence ATGTTTTTAGTCACCGGCGCCACTGGCGGTTTAGGCAGACGGATTGTACGGTTGTTGCGGGAACGGGGTCAGGAAGTGCGAGCCTTTGTGCGTCTCACGTCTCGCTATTCTGAGTTAGAAAATCGAGGGGCGGAAATTTTTATTGGGGATTTGACGCGAGAGCGAGATATGCAAAAAGCCTGTGAAGGAGTGCGATATATTATCAGCGCTCACGGTTCTAATGAGGTGAGTGGGGGAGCGCAGGCGCTTGAATATCGGGCAAATATTGATTTAATTGATTTTGGAAAGGCTCAGGGAGTTGAGCATTTTGTGTTTATTTCGGTGTTGGGTGCAGATCGGGGATATGAGGATGCGCCGGTGTTTAAGGCTAAGCGGGAGGTAGAGAAGTATTTAGAGAAAAGCGGGGTGAATTATACGATTTTGCGTCCTTCTGGTTTGGCTTCTAATTTGTTAGTTTTGGCGGAAAGATTTCGGCAAACCGGCATTTATTTGAGTGTGGGTGATTTGCGTAATAGATCGTCGGTTGTGAGTACGGATGATTTGGCAAAAATTGCGGTTGATTCGGTGTTTGTGGAGGGGGCAAAAAATCAAGTTTTTGCGGTTGGGGGGCCGCAAATTTTGTCGCGTGATGAGATTCCGCAGATTTTTGGGAAGATTTTTAACAGGGAGCCGGTGATTGTTAATCCGCCGCTTTTGGTGTTGGATGGTGTGCGTGCGGGTTTGGGTTTGTTGAATCCAAAATTGCAAAAGTCTCTGGGTACTTTTCGGACTTTGTTGGGGAATGAGTTTTTTTGTACGCCTGAAGAAATTGCGCGGTTGGAGGCTGTTTTTGATATGAAGATGGAGAGTTTGGAGGCTTTTGTGCGCCGGTATTTGGGGGTTTGA